The Rhopalosiphum maidis isolate BTI-1 chromosome 4, ASM367621v3, whole genome shotgun sequence region TTTCATTGTCAATAACATCCATTAACTTTCGTACAGACTGTTCTCCTAATTTGGATGTGTCACCATTTAATGCAAGAAGTGCTGAGCCAAAAATGCATGGAACTTCATGTCCTTTAAAACCAAAATCTGTTAATAGTTCTCGTATCTCAAGTTCAACGAGTTCAATAACATCATTTTCTGTTATGTcacatttattaatgaatactaCCACATGCTGTACTCCAACCTAGaacaattcaaatataattaaagtaaataataactttaatgatGTAAGTAgaacttgtatattttttgagttaaataatttattgtatattaattgattaataggGGCTATGCCCAATAGGCTTTGTTAAAACTCATATAGtggttacaaaattataagaaataaaataataaaataaaggaaaacaaaagtttaaaatacctaattataaagCCATACGGagacaacaaaattaaaacaattaagtaCTTGTGTTTTCCAAAATAATCTGGAATAAAAAAGTTGagcttttgtttttgttaactATTTTACCGTGTGTGGAcccaacacaaaaaaaaaaaaatgatttaaaaacaattaatataactttaactATATGATTATCaccaataattacaaataataagcaATGTAATGATAGTTTGTATATTAACGTATTAtccaactttaaataaataagataagcATTTACTTGTTTAATCAATAGTAAATGTTCTCGAGTTTGAGGCATTGAACCATCTGTAGCAGCCACAACCAAAATAGCACAGTCTATTTGAGACGCTCCAACGATCATGTTCTTGACAAAATCAGCATGGCCGGGGCAGTCAACATGGGCGTATTTACGCTTTGCAGTTTCATAACCGACATGtgctatatttatagttatacctCTAGCTTTCTCTTCAGGAGCCTTATCGATTTCATCATAAGCTACAAATTGTGATAGACCATCCTTTTCAAGGACCTTGGTGATGGCTGCTGTCAGTGTAGTTTTCCCGTGATCAACATGCCcaattgtacctatttataccacactaattaagtataacaatgttttaaaatatttttagacttACCAATGTTGCACGTTGGTTTAGGATTCGTACAGTATAATTTGATCGTTGTTTGGTTAGTCctgtatattctattataaaaaaatattttcctgcACCATGTAGTATTTAACGAGCAAAGTGATTTTATGGTCATTTCGTCCTCAAAACTTATTAAGTGTTCTTACAAATGtacaaagtaatttatttcggTTATCATCgaaaatactattactattgtaCGACACAGACTAAAATATCTTAGTACGCGATGCACTATATTATGGatactattataatgactGTAGAAAAAGgttagttattactaataaaagtgAATGTAATTCtatctacttaatatttacaacctattaaaataatatattaaaatattattataaattattattaggtaaaaaatgttttatcattGGCGGATCGAAGAATATACGGTCACCGTTATCGTCTACAGCCGTGATTACAGTCGATATATTGATACTGTTATCTAAGACCGTGGTCTATATAAGACTCTGCGCACGGGCGCAGGGCGCTATCTGGTTGTTCGCCTCAACTGACTACTCGGTCATTATCATGACTCCGCGGCGCACAACTTCGTACGCCACTTACCACCTAGTCGCGACCACTGGCAGACATCGAAAATGTCATTTACCAGCCACGAACGCCAGACCCCCAATGCCCTCACGGAGTCACGGACACCGGCCGGTCAAATCTTTTTGTACACCCCGTCAAAAACTCTGGATGTACATCGCGATTCGCCTTGCCATAAACTAGGGTTGTAGATTTAAAACCgtgctatacataatatataaacttataaagtaataacactGATAAACATTAGGTCCTGTGACGGCTATAGATAGCCGTgggttcaaaataaatttatttatttattgtcatgGTAGTACACATAGTATGCACTGTGCAAATGACAAATAGACGAAAAAAAGTCTACATTTACTAATAACAACCCTCAAAAGATGTTTGTCTATAAagatgtgttaaaaaaaaaaaaaattaggaaa contains the following coding sequences:
- the LOC113550698 gene encoding uncharacterized protein LOC113550698; its protein translation is MTIKSLCSLNTTWCRKIFFYNRIYRTNQTTIKLYCTNPKPTCNIGTIGHVDHGKTTLTAAITKVLEKDGLSQFVAYDEIDKAPEEKARGITINIAHVGYETAKRKYAHVDCPGHADFVKNMIVGASQIDCAILVVAATDGSMPQTREHLLLIKQVGVQHVVVFINKCDITENDVIELVELEIRELLTDFGFKGHEVPCIFGSALLALNGDTSKLGEQSVRKLMDVIDNEIPTPKRDFTSPFLLPIDNCLLVPGRGAVVIGTLKRGTVCKNDKVELLGFDEKKITSVSDIHVFKNSVASAKAGENVGLLLRGLKPKFVRKGMILCPVNTLTLNNHFKATIYFLLRSEGGRSKPITSNYQQQLFSHTWNIFCRIDLDSSVSMVMPGEHSEVKITLLNKMIMDIGQSFTVRENGRTVATGIISEILSNVNVSKNNLNKVNAIG